From the Azospirillum formosense genome, one window contains:
- a CDS encoding branched-chain amino acid ABC transporter permease: MTLLFQLLVNGLIVGALYGVVAMSFVLIYKASRIVNFAQGEFLLIGAWTCWWLLTSWQLPFWIGFPITLAFMLVFGIVLQVVVLRPMIGEPIISVIMVTIGLSIFFQALMKWMFGVFAKPFPTIFASPTVNILGLDVQTVYVMSLVISLLIMAGFGWFFKYSRMGLAMRATAFDQQVAQSLGISVRHMFAMSWAISAMVSAVAGVTVGVVNGVSSALSFFGIKVFPAVILGGLDSVAGAVLGGLIVGVLENLAHYLDSQWLNWGNMYEIAPFYVLIVILMIKPYGLFGTKDIERV; the protein is encoded by the coding sequence ATGACCTTGCTCTTCCAGCTTCTCGTCAACGGACTGATCGTCGGCGCGCTGTACGGCGTCGTGGCGATGTCCTTCGTGCTGATCTACAAGGCCAGCCGCATCGTGAACTTCGCCCAGGGCGAGTTCCTGCTGATCGGCGCCTGGACCTGCTGGTGGCTGCTGACCTCCTGGCAGCTGCCCTTCTGGATCGGCTTCCCGATCACGCTGGCCTTCATGCTGGTCTTCGGCATCGTGCTTCAGGTCGTCGTGCTGCGGCCGATGATCGGGGAGCCGATCATCTCCGTCATCATGGTCACCATCGGCCTGTCGATCTTCTTCCAGGCCCTGATGAAGTGGATGTTCGGCGTCTTCGCCAAGCCGTTCCCGACCATTTTCGCCAGCCCGACCGTGAACATCCTCGGGCTCGACGTGCAGACCGTCTATGTGATGAGCCTGGTCATCTCGCTGCTGATCATGGCGGGCTTCGGCTGGTTCTTCAAATACTCGCGGATGGGTCTGGCGATGCGGGCGACCGCCTTCGACCAGCAGGTGGCGCAGTCGCTGGGCATCTCCGTGCGCCACATGTTCGCGATGAGCTGGGCCATCTCCGCCATGGTGTCGGCGGTGGCCGGCGTCACGGTCGGCGTCGTCAACGGCGTGTCGTCCGCGCTCTCCTTCTTCGGCATCAAGGTCTTCCCGGCGGTCATCCTCGGCGGGCTGGACAGCGTGGCCGGGGCGGTGCTGGGCGGCCTGATCGTCGGCGTGCTGGAGAATCTCGCGCACTACCTGGACAGCCAGTGGCTGAACTGGGGCAACATGTACGAGATCGCCCCCTTCTACGTCCTGATCGTCATCCTGATGATCAAGCCCTACGGCCTCTTCGGCACCAAGGACATCGAGCGCGTGTAA
- a CDS encoding long-chain fatty acid--CoA ligase produces the protein MSVPDLTLPDIKIHDTLPKLLTLHAREHGGDVAMREKDFGIWREFTWADMHARVRAFTLGLIKLGVERGHVVALLGDNRPDWVMGEIAAHAMGAMSLGIYRDAMDEEVAYLITYADVHVIFAEDEEQVDKLLNLGERLPTLKHIIYSDPRGMRKYSDPRLMEAAELVKLGNTLHAEKPNLYEELVGATRGDDVAVLCTTSGTTSNPKLAMLPAGRLIRHVASYLSVDPKGPTDEYVSVLPLSWIMEQIYAVGMGMVSRMRVNFVEEAETMMNDFREIGPSFVLFAPRLWEQIAADVRARMMDASPFKQTMYDYGMKLGLEALANGTRSAVADRILFAALRDRLGFTNLKSAATGGAALGPDTFKFFQALGVPLRQIYGQTETMGAYTVHRSNDVDFDTVGVPFDDDIKVKVIEPDQNGVSEIVVSHPNMFAGYYRNEASTTADLRDGWMHTGDAGFFDKKGHLVIIDRIKDIATTSNNDRFSPQFIENKLKFSPYVAEAVILGNKRPYLSAIICIRFPIVSKWAEKNRIAFTTYSDLASKPEVYELLRQEVERVNATLPEFQRITKFLLLYKELDADDGELTRTRKVRRGVIAEKYGEIIDSIYAGQPAIDVDTTITFQDGTKQRIRTVLKVVDLLPTPAKKPAQAAA, from the coding sequence ATGTCTGTTCCCGATCTGACGCTGCCCGATATCAAGATCCACGACACGCTGCCGAAGCTGCTGACCCTGCACGCCCGCGAGCATGGCGGCGACGTCGCCATGCGCGAGAAGGACTTCGGCATCTGGCGCGAGTTCACCTGGGCGGACATGCACGCCCGCGTGCGCGCCTTCACGCTCGGCCTCATCAAGCTCGGCGTGGAGCGCGGCCATGTGGTGGCCCTGCTCGGCGACAACCGGCCCGACTGGGTGATGGGCGAGATCGCCGCCCACGCCATGGGCGCCATGAGCCTGGGCATCTACCGCGACGCCATGGACGAGGAGGTCGCCTACCTCATCACCTACGCCGACGTGCACGTCATTTTCGCGGAGGACGAGGAGCAGGTCGACAAGCTGCTGAACCTCGGCGAGCGCCTGCCGACGCTGAAGCACATCATCTACTCCGACCCCCGCGGGATGCGCAAATACAGCGACCCGCGCCTGATGGAGGCGGCGGAGCTGGTGAAGCTGGGCAACACCCTGCACGCCGAGAAGCCGAACCTCTACGAGGAGCTGGTCGGCGCAACGCGCGGCGACGACGTGGCGGTGCTCTGCACCACCTCGGGCACCACTTCGAACCCGAAGCTGGCGATGCTGCCGGCGGGGCGGTTGATCCGCCACGTCGCCAGCTACCTGTCGGTGGACCCCAAGGGGCCGACCGACGAGTATGTGTCGGTTCTGCCGCTGTCCTGGATCATGGAGCAGATCTACGCCGTCGGCATGGGCATGGTGTCGCGGATGCGCGTGAACTTCGTCGAGGAAGCCGAGACGATGATGAACGACTTCCGCGAGATCGGGCCGAGCTTCGTGCTGTTCGCCCCCCGCCTGTGGGAGCAGATCGCCGCCGACGTGCGCGCCCGCATGATGGACGCTTCCCCCTTCAAGCAGACGATGTACGATTACGGCATGAAGCTGGGGCTGGAGGCGCTTGCCAACGGCACCCGCTCCGCCGTCGCCGACCGCATTCTCTTCGCAGCGCTGCGAGACCGCCTTGGCTTCACCAACCTGAAGTCGGCGGCGACCGGCGGCGCGGCGCTCGGCCCCGACACCTTCAAATTCTTCCAGGCGCTAGGCGTGCCGCTGCGCCAGATCTACGGCCAGACCGAGACGATGGGCGCCTACACGGTGCATCGCTCGAACGACGTGGATTTCGACACGGTGGGCGTGCCCTTCGACGACGATATCAAGGTCAAGGTGATCGAGCCCGACCAGAACGGCGTCAGCGAGATCGTGGTCAGCCACCCCAACATGTTCGCCGGCTACTACCGCAACGAGGCCTCGACCACGGCGGACCTGCGCGACGGCTGGATGCACACGGGCGACGCCGGCTTCTTCGACAAGAAGGGCCATCTGGTCATCATCGACCGCATCAAGGACATCGCCACCACCAGCAACAACGATCGCTTCAGCCCGCAGTTCATCGAGAACAAGCTGAAGTTCAGCCCCTACGTGGCCGAGGCGGTGATCCTGGGCAACAAGCGGCCCTATCTGTCGGCGATCATCTGCATCCGCTTCCCCATCGTGTCGAAGTGGGCGGAAAAGAACCGCATCGCCTTCACCACCTACTCAGACTTGGCGTCGAAGCCGGAAGTCTACGAGCTGCTGCGCCAGGAGGTGGAGCGGGTGAACGCGACGCTGCCGGAGTTTCAGCGGATCACCAAGTTCCTTCTGCTCTACAAGGAGCTGGACGCCGACGACGGCGAGCTGACGCGCACCCGCAAGGTGCGGCGCGGCGTGATCGCCGAGAAGTACGGCGAGATCATCGACTCCATCTACGCGGGCCAGCCGGCCATCGACGTGGACACCACCATCACCTTCCAGGACGGCACCAAGCAGCGCATCCGCACCGTGCTGAAGGTGGTCGACCTGCTGCCCACGCCGGCCAAGAAGCCGGCGCAGGCCGCGGCGTGA
- a CDS encoding ABC transporter ATP-binding protein, producing the protein MSGAPVASPRGYAHPADATRAASPSDTIFEARGVSLRFGGVQALTDVGFSIRKGELFSIIGPNGAGKTSMVNCISGRYRPTDGKVYFKGQDITGMTPNHRASLGIGRTFQNLALFGHMTVLDNIMVGRHHLLKNNFFTGSLYWLTGARKEELAHRREVEEIIDFLEIQHVRKATAGTLSYGLRKRVELARAIALKPDLILLDEPMAGMNLEEKEDMARYIVDLNEEFGMTVVMIEHDMGVVMDISHRVIVLEFGKKIAEGTPEEVLNDPRVKRAYLGEDDEEDEAVAPPPKQEVA; encoded by the coding sequence ATGTCAGGCGCGCCCGTCGCATCGCCACGCGGTTACGCCCACCCGGCCGACGCCACCCGCGCGGCCTCCCCATCGGACACCATCTTCGAAGCCCGGGGCGTGTCCTTGCGCTTTGGCGGCGTGCAGGCGCTGACCGACGTCGGTTTCAGCATCCGCAAGGGGGAGCTGTTCTCCATCATCGGCCCGAACGGTGCGGGCAAGACCTCCATGGTCAACTGCATCTCCGGCCGCTACCGGCCCACCGACGGAAAGGTCTATTTCAAGGGCCAGGACATCACGGGCATGACGCCCAACCACCGCGCCTCGCTCGGCATCGGGCGCACCTTCCAGAATCTGGCGCTGTTCGGCCACATGACGGTGCTCGACAACATCATGGTCGGGCGTCACCACCTGCTGAAGAACAACTTCTTCACCGGGTCCCTCTACTGGCTGACCGGCGCCCGCAAGGAGGAGCTGGCCCACCGCCGCGAGGTCGAGGAGATCATCGACTTCCTGGAAATCCAGCATGTCCGCAAGGCCACCGCGGGGACGCTCTCCTACGGCCTGCGCAAGCGGGTGGAGCTGGCCCGCGCCATCGCGCTGAAACCCGACCTGATCCTCCTGGACGAGCCCATGGCGGGCATGAACCTGGAGGAGAAGGAGGACATGGCCCGCTACATCGTCGACCTGAACGAGGAGTTCGGCATGACGGTGGTGATGATCGAGCACGACATGGGCGTCGTGATGGACATCTCCCACCGCGTGATCGTCCTGGAGTTCGGCAAGAAGATCGCCGAGGGCACGCCGGAGGAGGTGCTGAACGATCCGCGCGTCAAGCGCGCCTATCTCGGCGAGGACGACGAGGAGGACGAGGCCGTGGCCCCGCCGCCCAAGCAGGAGGTCGCGTGA
- a CDS encoding AMP-binding protein — translation MDPIMTRPDSDTETAPAGASGGTQSLERALALLRAVASHGAEGARLADLMSDTALSKATAHRLLTALARERFIDQDPRSRRYHLGPELDSLGRIAAARHRPEGVGNGTAPGPATVQPTAFLRPDYQGDSIPLADLLCDRHTRADGARAALLHESVAGQTTELSFARLARDSARFAAVLRGLGVGRGDRVAVLLPKGAELLIAALAIWRLGGVYMPLFTTYSAAAVAYRLADSDARAIVTTGFLRRKIPRDNSRPVVMVEGDEAFGPGADAVPFWSALHESAPLPDSARYADRDAFALMYTSEAEPKPLGVSLPVMALAGIEQYMRIGLDLRDDDIYWNMADPGWAYGAYYGLVGPLLLGRTTIFCDGPYDVRQGYRMLTKFGVTNLTCAPSQIRAWHSADPEGGPHKLALRILSVVGEPLPPELIGWANRVVSVPLLDQYGQRETGIFMMNRYDPGHADRTADSSLGRPLPGFRVVILDPQGREAPVGGAGEIAIDVESSPLFWFDAYANDPARTAARFRHGRRYYLTGDWAFLDGDGNIHFRGRASDAIVMQQAD, via the coding sequence ATGGACCCCATCATGACCCGGCCCGATTCCGACACCGAAACCGCCCCTGCCGGAGCGTCCGGCGGCACGCAAAGCCTGGAACGCGCGTTGGCCCTGCTGCGCGCCGTCGCGTCGCATGGGGCCGAGGGCGCGCGGCTGGCCGACCTGATGAGCGACACCGCCCTGTCCAAGGCGACCGCGCACCGCCTGCTGACCGCCCTGGCGCGGGAGCGCTTCATCGACCAGGACCCGCGCAGCCGCCGCTACCATCTGGGGCCGGAGCTGGATTCGCTGGGCCGCATCGCCGCCGCCCGCCACCGCCCGGAAGGCGTCGGCAACGGCACGGCGCCCGGCCCGGCCACCGTTCAGCCGACCGCCTTCCTGCGCCCGGACTACCAGGGCGATTCCATTCCGCTCGCCGACCTGCTGTGCGACCGCCACACCCGCGCCGACGGCGCCCGCGCCGCCCTGCTGCACGAGAGCGTGGCCGGGCAGACGACGGAGCTGAGCTTCGCCCGGCTGGCCCGCGATTCGGCGCGCTTCGCCGCGGTGCTGCGCGGCCTCGGCGTCGGGCGTGGCGACCGGGTGGCGGTGCTGCTGCCCAAGGGGGCGGAGCTGCTGATCGCCGCGCTGGCGATCTGGCGGCTCGGCGGGGTCTACATGCCGCTGTTCACCACCTATTCCGCGGCCGCGGTCGCCTACCGGCTGGCCGACAGCGACGCGCGGGCGATCGTCACCACCGGCTTCCTGCGCCGCAAAATTCCGCGCGACAACAGCCGCCCCGTGGTGATGGTGGAGGGCGACGAGGCCTTCGGTCCCGGCGCCGACGCGGTGCCCTTCTGGTCGGCGCTTCATGAATCGGCCCCCTTGCCCGACAGCGCCCGCTACGCCGACCGCGACGCCTTCGCGCTGATGTACACCTCCGAGGCGGAGCCGAAGCCGCTCGGCGTCTCGCTGCCCGTCATGGCGCTGGCCGGGATCGAGCAGTACATGCGCATCGGCCTCGACCTGCGCGACGACGACATCTACTGGAACATGGCCGATCCCGGCTGGGCCTACGGCGCCTATTACGGGCTGGTCGGGCCGCTGCTGCTCGGGCGCACCACCATCTTCTGCGACGGCCCCTACGACGTGCGGCAGGGCTACCGCATGCTGACAAAGTTCGGCGTCACCAACCTGACCTGCGCGCCGTCCCAGATCCGCGCCTGGCACAGCGCCGACCCGGAGGGCGGCCCGCACAAGCTCGCCCTGCGCATCCTGTCGGTGGTCGGCGAGCCGCTGCCGCCGGAGTTGATCGGTTGGGCGAACCGGGTGGTCAGCGTCCCCCTGCTCGACCAGTACGGGCAGCGCGAGACCGGCATCTTCATGATGAACCGCTACGACCCCGGCCACGCCGACCGCACCGCCGACTCCTCGCTGGGACGGCCCCTGCCCGGCTTCCGCGTGGTCATCCTCGACCCGCAGGGCCGCGAGGCGCCGGTCGGCGGCGCGGGCGAGATCGCCATCGACGTTGAATCCTCGCCGCTCTTCTGGTTCGACGCCTACGCCAACGACCCGGCGCGCACCGCCGCCCGCTTCCGCCACGGCCGCCGCTATTACCTCACCGGCGACTGGGCGTTCCTGGACGGCGACGGCAACATCCATTTCCGGGGACGGGCGTCGGACGCCATCGTCATGCAGCAGGCGGATTGA
- the mmsB gene encoding 3-hydroxyisobutyrate dehydrogenase — protein sequence MATIAFIGLGNMGAPMMRNLLKAGHTVLAFDLSEAACTAARDAGATIATGPGAAAGEAEVVVTMLPAGKHVRDVYTAPDGIIAKAKPGSLFIDSSTVDVDSARAVAAAAEAAGHAMVDAPVSGGVGGAEAATLTFMVGGSDTAFRRAEPILSAMGKAIVHTGGPGNGQAAKICNNMILGISMLGVSEAFALAEKLGLESQKLFDVASKSSGQCWSLTSYCPVPGPVPTSPANRDYQPGFAAALMLKDLKLAVEAGQSTGSPLPLGGEAAQMYALFCNAGFGGKDFSGIVNMLRGKP from the coding sequence ATGGCGACGATCGCCTTTATCGGGCTGGGCAACATGGGCGCGCCGATGATGCGCAACCTGCTGAAGGCCGGCCACACCGTGCTGGCCTTCGACCTGTCGGAAGCCGCCTGCACCGCCGCGCGCGACGCCGGCGCCACCATCGCCACCGGCCCCGGCGCCGCTGCAGGGGAGGCCGAGGTGGTGGTGACCATGCTGCCCGCCGGAAAGCATGTGCGCGATGTCTACACGGCGCCCGACGGCATCATCGCCAAGGCCAAGCCGGGCAGCCTGTTCATCGACAGCTCCACCGTGGACGTCGACAGCGCCCGCGCGGTCGCGGCGGCGGCGGAGGCGGCGGGCCACGCCATGGTGGATGCGCCGGTGTCCGGCGGCGTCGGCGGGGCCGAGGCGGCGACTCTGACCTTCATGGTCGGCGGCAGCGACACCGCCTTCCGCCGCGCCGAGCCGATCCTGTCGGCGATGGGCAAGGCCATCGTGCACACCGGCGGGCCGGGCAACGGCCAGGCGGCGAAGATCTGCAACAACATGATCCTCGGCATCTCGATGCTCGGCGTGTCGGAGGCCTTCGCGCTCGCCGAGAAGCTGGGGCTGGAATCGCAGAAGCTGTTCGACGTGGCGTCGAAGTCGTCGGGCCAGTGCTGGTCGCTGACCAGCTATTGCCCGGTGCCGGGTCCGGTCCCGACCTCGCCGGCCAACCGCGACTACCAGCCGGGCTTCGCCGCGGCGCTGATGCTGAAGGACCTGAAGCTGGCGGTGGAGGCCGGACAGAGCACCGGCAGCCCGCTGCCGCTCGGCGGCGAGGCGGCGCAGATGTACGCGCTGTTCTGCAACGCCGGCTTCGGAGGCAAGGACTTCTCCGGCATCGTCAACATGCTGCGCGGAAAGCCGTAA
- a CDS encoding isobutyryl-CoA dehydrogenase, translating into MDFALSEEQQAFRDTARDFAQQEMAPNAAHWDENSVFPVDTLRQAAALGFAGIYVGEEFGGSGLGRLDAALIFEELSAACPSTAAYISIHNMASWMIDRFGNPEQRERFLPKLTTMEHFASYCLTEPGAGSDAASLRTRAERDGDHYMLNGSKAFISGGGTSDVYVCMVRTGEPGPKGISCIVVEKGTPGLSFGKQEHKLGWKSQPTSAVIFENCRVPVANRIGDEGEGFRIAMKGLDGGRLNIAACSVGGARFCLEQTIAYTTERKQFGKPLNAFQALQFKLADMATELDAARLMLHRAASSLDAGSPEATAHCAMAKRFATDAGFQVVNEALQLHGGYGYIKEYPIERIFRDLRVHQILEGTNEIMRVIIARHLTGG; encoded by the coding sequence ATGGATTTTGCGCTTTCGGAGGAGCAGCAGGCGTTCCGCGACACGGCGCGCGACTTCGCGCAGCAGGAAATGGCGCCGAACGCCGCGCACTGGGATGAGAACAGCGTTTTTCCCGTCGACACCCTGCGGCAGGCCGCGGCCCTCGGCTTCGCCGGAATCTATGTGGGGGAGGAGTTCGGCGGCTCCGGACTCGGCCGGCTGGACGCGGCGCTGATCTTCGAGGAGCTGTCGGCGGCCTGCCCGTCCACGGCGGCCTACATCTCCATCCACAACATGGCCTCCTGGATGATCGACCGCTTCGGCAATCCGGAGCAGCGCGAGCGCTTCCTGCCGAAGCTGACGACCATGGAGCATTTCGCCAGCTATTGCCTGACCGAGCCGGGCGCGGGGTCCGACGCGGCCTCGCTGCGCACACGGGCGGAGCGGGACGGCGACCATTACATGCTGAACGGCTCGAAGGCCTTCATCTCCGGCGGCGGAACGTCGGACGTTTATGTCTGCATGGTCCGCACCGGCGAGCCGGGCCCCAAGGGCATCTCCTGCATCGTCGTCGAGAAGGGCACGCCCGGCCTGTCCTTCGGCAAGCAGGAGCACAAGCTGGGCTGGAAGAGCCAGCCGACCTCGGCGGTCATCTTCGAGAACTGCCGCGTCCCCGTCGCCAACCGCATCGGCGATGAGGGGGAGGGCTTCCGCATCGCCATGAAGGGGCTGGACGGCGGGCGCCTGAACATCGCCGCCTGCTCGGTCGGCGGGGCGCGCTTCTGCCTGGAGCAGACCATCGCCTACACGACGGAGCGCAAGCAGTTCGGCAAGCCGCTGAACGCCTTCCAGGCCTTGCAGTTCAAGCTGGCTGACATGGCGACGGAACTGGACGCCGCCCGGCTGATGCTGCACCGCGCCGCCTCCAGCCTCGACGCCGGCTCGCCGGAGGCGACGGCCCATTGCGCCATGGCCAAGCGCTTCGCCACCGACGCGGGCTTCCAGGTGGTGAACGAGGCGCTGCAGCTTCACGGCGGCTACGGCTACATCAAGGAGTACCCGATCGAGCGGATTTTCCGCGACCTGCGGGTTCACCAGATTCTCGAAGGCACCAACGAAATCATGCGCGTCATCATCGCCCGCCATCTGACCGGCGGCTGA
- a CDS encoding GntR family transcriptional regulator — MSDRIAASKTAEAAVDRKGATRADEVRLAIEEDIFLGRLRPGTRLDEESLAQRFNISRTPIREAILQLVHAGLVEKQPRQGAVVAPLKLHRMVQMFEVMSEIEGLCARFAARRMSEEEKQALKCLHDTSKAHMEARQLDAYYAVNRSFHEAVQAGSHNEPLQEIARGLFARLAPYRRYQLNHPDRVQDSFTEHDDVVEAILAGDPEAAYAAMRRHVTIQIDIFTEFVSIMGGSEIQ, encoded by the coding sequence ATGAGCGACCGGATTGCCGCCAGCAAGACCGCCGAAGCTGCCGTGGACCGCAAGGGCGCCACCCGCGCCGACGAGGTGCGGCTCGCCATCGAGGAGGACATCTTCCTGGGCCGCCTGCGCCCCGGGACGCGGCTGGACGAGGAGAGCCTCGCCCAGCGCTTCAACATCTCCCGCACCCCGATCCGCGAGGCGATCCTCCAGCTCGTCCATGCCGGGCTGGTGGAGAAGCAGCCGCGCCAGGGGGCGGTGGTGGCGCCGCTGAAGCTGCACCGCATGGTGCAGATGTTCGAGGTGATGTCGGAAATCGAGGGGCTGTGCGCCCGCTTCGCCGCCCGCCGCATGTCCGAGGAGGAGAAACAGGCGCTGAAATGCCTGCACGACACCTCGAAGGCGCACATGGAGGCGCGGCAGTTGGACGCCTATTACGCGGTGAACCGCTCCTTCCACGAGGCGGTCCAGGCGGGCAGCCACAACGAGCCGCTGCAGGAGATCGCGCGCGGCCTGTTCGCCCGGCTGGCCCCCTACCGCCGCTACCAGCTCAACCACCCCGACCGCGTCCAGGACAGCTTCACCGAGCATGACGACGTGGTAGAGGCGATCCTGGCCGGAGACCCCGAGGCCGCCTACGCCGCCATGCGGCGGCACGTGACCATCCAGATCGACATCTTCACCGAGTTCGTGTCCATCATGGGCGGAAGCGAAATACAGTAG
- a CDS encoding malonyl-CoA synthase: MSDVGGNLFELFRSRFPADRSRPFAETEPGTDKARTVTYGDLEALTGRYANLLADLGLKKGDRVAVQVEKSVENIILYLATVRAGGVFLPLNPAYTKAEVEYFLTDAEPHVFVARPESADALREVADKAKVAHLLTLGTHGEGTLPEQAAGKGTDFATVPAAADDLAAILYTSGTTGRSKGAMMSHRNLGSNALTLHKYWGFQPDDVLLHALPIFHTHGLFVATNCVLLNGSSMLFLPKFDAEQVMGLLPRATVMMGVPTFYTRLLAHPGLTREATAHMRLFVSGSAPLLADTHKEFSARTGHAILERYGMTETGMLTSNPLDGDRIPGTVGFPLPEVSVRVVDPETGASLGTDEIGIIEVAGPNVFSGYWRMPEKTKQEIKPDGFFITGDVGKVDGRGYVHIVGRAKDLIISGGFNVYPKEVETVIDGIDGVVESAVVGVPHPDFGEAVTAVVLRKPGSAAPDEAAVIAVCKEQLANFKVPKRVFFMDELPRNAMGKVQKNLLRDVHKDLFTAAKAG; this comes from the coding sequence ATGTCCGACGTGGGTGGCAATCTGTTCGAGCTGTTCCGTTCCCGCTTTCCGGCGGACCGCAGCCGCCCCTTCGCCGAGACCGAGCCCGGCACCGACAAGGCGCGCACCGTCACCTACGGCGACCTCGAGGCGCTGACCGGCCGCTACGCCAACCTGCTCGCCGACCTCGGCCTGAAGAAGGGCGACCGGGTCGCCGTGCAGGTGGAGAAGTCGGTCGAGAACATCATCCTCTACCTCGCCACGGTGCGGGCGGGCGGCGTCTTCCTGCCGCTGAACCCGGCCTACACGAAGGCGGAGGTCGAGTATTTCCTGACCGACGCGGAGCCGCACGTCTTCGTCGCCCGCCCCGAATCCGCCGACGCGCTGCGCGAGGTCGCCGACAAGGCCAAGGTCGCCCACCTGCTGACGCTCGGCACCCATGGCGAGGGCACGCTGCCGGAACAGGCCGCCGGAAAGGGCACGGACTTCGCGACCGTCCCGGCGGCGGCCGACGATCTCGCCGCGATCCTCTACACCTCCGGCACCACCGGGCGGTCGAAGGGCGCGATGATGAGCCACCGCAACCTCGGCTCCAACGCGCTGACGCTGCACAAGTACTGGGGCTTCCAGCCGGACGACGTGCTGCTGCACGCCCTGCCGATCTTCCACACGCACGGCCTGTTCGTGGCGACCAACTGCGTGCTGCTGAACGGCTCCTCCATGCTGTTCCTGCCGAAGTTCGACGCCGAGCAGGTGATGGGGCTGCTGCCGCGCGCCACGGTGATGATGGGCGTGCCGACCTTCTACACCCGCCTGCTCGCCCACCCCGGCCTGACGCGCGAGGCGACGGCGCACATGCGGCTGTTCGTCTCCGGCTCGGCGCCGCTGCTCGCCGACACGCACAAGGAGTTCTCCGCCCGCACCGGCCACGCCATCCTGGAGCGCTACGGCATGACGGAGACCGGCATGCTGACCTCCAACCCGCTGGACGGCGACCGCATCCCCGGCACGGTCGGCTTCCCGCTGCCTGAGGTGTCCGTGCGCGTCGTTGACCCGGAGACCGGCGCATCGCTCGGCACCGACGAGATCGGCATCATTGAGGTGGCCGGACCGAACGTGTTCTCCGGCTATTGGCGGATGCCCGAGAAGACGAAGCAGGAGATCAAGCCGGACGGCTTCTTCATCACCGGCGACGTCGGCAAGGTGGACGGGCGCGGCTATGTGCACATCGTCGGGCGGGCCAAGGACCTCATCATCTCCGGAGGCTTCAACGTCTACCCGAAGGAGGTCGAGACGGTCATCGACGGCATCGACGGCGTGGTCGAATCGGCGGTGGTCGGCGTGCCGCACCCCGACTTCGGCGAGGCGGTGACCGCCGTCGTCCTGCGCAAGCCCGGCAGCGCCGCGCCGGACGAGGCCGCGGTGATCGCCGTCTGCAAGGAGCAGCTCGCCAACTTCAAGGTGCCCAAGCGCGTCTTCTTCATGGACGAGCTGCCGCGCAACGCCATGGGCAAGGTGCAGAAGAACCTGCTGCGCGACGTCCACAAGGACCTGTTCACCGCGGCGAAGGCGGGCTGA
- a CDS encoding TetR/AcrR family transcriptional regulator: MEAKTLNRESWLSAAFSALAEGGVEQVRVELLAKRLKVTKGSFYWHFRDRMELVEAMLEGWKTGRIEAIKAQTRLDGRTPAEGLRYVLSLYGGSSNPRGIAIELAMRDWARRDPRASEIVAEVDRERLRCVSDLFAGMGLAPDDAFARAYLFYSFIFGEGLLARSAAPDRFEKARDICGKVLVPEGAS; the protein is encoded by the coding sequence ATGGAAGCGAAGACGCTGAACCGTGAATCCTGGCTGTCCGCCGCCTTCTCCGCCCTGGCGGAGGGCGGCGTCGAACAGGTGCGGGTCGAGCTTCTGGCCAAGCGGCTGAAGGTGACCAAGGGCAGCTTCTACTGGCACTTTCGCGACCGGATGGAGCTGGTCGAGGCGATGCTGGAAGGCTGGAAGACCGGCCGCATCGAGGCGATCAAGGCGCAGACCCGTCTGGACGGCCGCACGCCGGCCGAGGGGCTGCGCTACGTGCTGTCGCTGTACGGCGGCAGCAGCAACCCGCGCGGCATCGCCATCGAGCTGGCGATGCGCGACTGGGCGCGCCGCGATCCCCGCGCGTCCGAGATCGTGGCGGAGGTCGACCGCGAGCGCCTGCGCTGCGTGTCGGACCTGTTCGCCGGGATGGGCTTGGCCCCTGACGACGCCTTCGCGCGGGCGTATCTGTTCTATTCGTTCATCTTCGGGGAAGGGCTGCTCGCCCGCTCCGCCGCGCCGGACCGCTTCGAGAAGGCGCGGGACATCTGCGGGAAGGTTCTGGTGCCGGAGGGGGCTTCTTAA